In Minwuia thermotolerans, one DNA window encodes the following:
- the istA gene encoding IS21 family transposase produces the protein MFAMEVYAAVRHFVFIEGNSQREAARIFGLSRETISKMCRFSLPPGYTRTKPVAKPKLGPLIPVIDAILEADRTAPAKQRHTAKRIFERLRDEHGYGGGLTVVKDYVRIARGRLRETFVPLSHPAGHAQVDFGEAIGVIGGVRQKIHFFCMDVPQSDAPFVKAYPRETTEAFLDGHVSAFDFFGRVPLSILYDNTTLA, from the coding sequence ATGTTCGCCATGGAAGTCTACGCCGCCGTCCGGCATTTCGTATTCATCGAGGGCAACAGCCAGCGGGAAGCGGCTCGGATTTTCGGCCTGAGCCGCGAGACGATCTCGAAGATGTGCCGGTTCTCGCTGCCGCCGGGCTATACGCGGACAAAGCCGGTGGCGAAGCCGAAGCTGGGCCCGCTCATTCCGGTGATCGACGCGATCCTGGAGGCGGATCGGACGGCACCGGCCAAGCAGCGACATACGGCCAAGCGGATCTTCGAACGGCTTCGCGACGAGCACGGCTATGGCGGTGGCCTGACAGTGGTGAAGGACTATGTCCGGATTGCCCGCGGCCGCCTGCGAGAGACCTTTGTGCCGCTGTCGCATCCTGCGGGGCATGCGCAGGTCGACTTCGGCGAGGCGATCGGGGTGATCGGCGGCGTCAGGCAGAAGATCCACTTCTTCTGCATGGATGTTCCGCAATCGGATGCCCCGTTCGTGAAGGCCTATCCGCGGGAGACGACGGAGGCCTTCCTCGACGGCCATGTCTCGGCTTTCGACTTCTTCGGCCGCGTGCCGCTATCGATTCTGTATGACAACACCACGCTGGCCG
- a CDS encoding universal stress protein yields the protein MYRRIVLAYDGTRAGREALRQGTDLAILCKAQVYLLAVVAHELGVALAEAAAPSDLPEREYQEVRRVLAAGAEELRRAGLAVETRLRTGNPAEEIGRMAHEVAADLIVVGHREQSALARWWHGSVGASLLAHAPCSLLVAVSDAVPAR from the coding sequence ATGTACCGACGGATAGTCCTGGCCTATGACGGCACCCGGGCCGGCCGTGAAGCGCTGCGGCAAGGCACGGATCTGGCAATCCTGTGCAAGGCACAGGTGTATCTCCTCGCCGTCGTCGCCCATGAGCTGGGTGTCGCGCTTGCTGAGGCGGCAGCACCTTCAGATTTGCCGGAGCGTGAATATCAGGAAGTGCGCCGCGTGCTGGCGGCGGGGGCGGAAGAACTGCGGCGCGCTGGCCTTGCCGTCGAGACGCGTCTTCGCACGGGCAACCCCGCCGAGGAGATCGGCCGAATGGCGCACGAGGTCGCCGCCGATCTGATCGTGGTCGGTCACCGCGAACAGAGCGCGCTGGCCCGGTGGTGGCACGGCTCCGTCGGCGCTTCGCTGCTCGCCCATGCGCCATGCAGCCTGCTGGTGGCCGTCTCGGACGCGGTGCCCGCACGATGA
- a CDS encoding DHA2 family efflux MFS transporter permease subunit, with protein MTTAAESTPLGRGLITVSIMLATIMQALDTTIANVALPHMQGSMSATQDQISWVLTSYIVAAAIMTPPTGVLAARLGRKRLFAIMVTGFTIASMLCGTATSLAEMVFYRLLQGAFGAGLVPLSQAVLLDTYPREKHGSAMAMWGVGVMVGPILGPTLGGYLTEVYNWRWVFYINLPFGILALLGILAFVPETARDRRRFDFFGFALLSLAIGALQMMLDRGESQDWFASTEIVSEAVLAGLFLYMFLVHMFTAREPFLEPGLFKDRNLAVGLFLIFMVGVVLLATLALLPPFLQNLMGFPVLTTGYVLAPRGVGTMIAMILVGRLIGMVDTRLLILLGIGLTALSLWEMSAFTTEVPVSTIVWTGIIQGLGLGFIFVPLSTVTFSTLAPHYRNEGTAMFSLMRNIGSSIGISIVFTLLAQNTQVNHADMANVMTPFRAMLQSPLLPQVWNWQTTPGVVALNDEVTRQAATIAYLNDFTFMMWVTLLSAPLLLLLRKPQAPASTGPAAAE; from the coding sequence ATGACGACGGCGGCAGAGAGCACGCCGCTCGGGCGCGGCCTGATCACCGTCTCCATCATGCTGGCGACGATCATGCAGGCGCTGGACACCACCATCGCCAACGTGGCGCTGCCGCACATGCAGGGCAGCATGTCGGCGACGCAGGACCAGATCTCCTGGGTCCTGACCTCCTACATCGTGGCTGCTGCGATCATGACCCCGCCGACCGGCGTGCTGGCTGCACGCCTGGGGCGCAAGCGGCTGTTCGCGATCATGGTGACCGGTTTCACCATCGCCTCCATGCTGTGCGGCACGGCCACGTCGCTGGCGGAGATGGTGTTCTACCGCCTGCTGCAGGGCGCCTTCGGGGCCGGGCTCGTGCCGCTGTCGCAGGCCGTGCTGCTCGACACCTACCCGCGTGAGAAGCACGGCTCGGCGATGGCCATGTGGGGTGTCGGCGTCATGGTCGGGCCGATCCTTGGCCCCACGCTCGGCGGCTATCTGACCGAGGTCTACAACTGGCGCTGGGTGTTCTACATCAACCTGCCCTTCGGCATCCTGGCGCTCTTGGGCATTCTCGCCTTCGTGCCGGAAACGGCGCGCGACCGCCGCCGCTTCGATTTCTTCGGCTTCGCGCTCCTGAGCCTCGCCATCGGGGCCTTGCAGATGATGCTCGACCGGGGCGAGTCCCAGGACTGGTTCGCCTCCACCGAGATCGTGTCCGAGGCGGTGCTCGCGGGGCTCTTCCTCTACATGTTCCTGGTGCACATGTTCACGGCGCGCGAGCCCTTCCTCGAGCCGGGGCTGTTCAAGGACCGCAACCTCGCGGTGGGACTGTTCCTCATCTTCATGGTCGGCGTGGTCCTGCTCGCCACGCTCGCCCTGCTGCCGCCCTTCCTGCAGAACCTGATGGGCTTCCCGGTGCTGACCACCGGCTACGTGCTCGCGCCGCGCGGCGTCGGTACCATGATCGCCATGATCCTGGTGGGCCGTCTGATCGGCATGGTGGACACCCGTTTGCTGATCCTGCTCGGGATCGGCCTGACCGCGCTCTCCCTGTGGGAGATGTCCGCTTTCACCACCGAGGTGCCGGTCTCGACCATCGTCTGGACCGGCATCATCCAGGGGCTCGGCCTCGGCTTCATCTTCGTGCCGCTCAGCACCGTGACCTTCTCGACCCTCGCCCCACATTACCGCAACGAGGGCACGGCCATGTTCAGCCTGATGCGCAACATCGGCAGCAGCATCGGTATCTCGATCGTCTTCACGCTGCTCGCCCAGAACACGCAGGTCAACCATGCCGACATGGCCAACGTCATGACCCCGTTCCGTGCCATGCTGCAGTCGCCATTGCTGCCGCAGGTCTGGAACTGGCAGACGACGCCGGGGGTGGTGGCACTCAACGACGAGGTGACGCGGCAGGCGGCGACCATCGCCTATCTCAACGACTTCACCTTCATGATGTGGGTGACGCTGCTGTCCGCGCCGCTGCTGCTGCTGCTACGAAAGCCGCAGGCGCCCGCGTCCACGGGGCCGGCCGCGGCGGAGTGA
- a CDS encoding HlyD family secretion protein: MQQEASEQPRPQGPDERSPGAPSGDDAGPGRDAPRPAPRRRWLRRFLLLLGPLVVAAFGGYLYVTGGRYVSTENAYVQADKVMIAAEVSGLIAEVAVRENQRVAAGDVLFRIDDRPYRIALAEAEARLASVRGEIMSLKASYRQKQEELALARTNLAFANTEFERQSGLVATNAVSRARFDSARHDLDVARQQMRVTEQEMAQIRAQLAGDPDIAVKRHPRYLAAQAVVDRVALDLERTVVRAPFAGIASNTPQPGLQVIGNAAFSSPVMSLVADAGVWIESNFKETDLTHVRPGQTVAIHVDTYPDHEWHGTVESLSQATGAEFSVIPPQNATGNWVKVVQRIPMRIAVKTNGDDPALRAGMSTTVEIDTGHRRPLPGFVRTALSWFGVSRTVAAEAEAPR, encoded by the coding sequence ATGCAGCAGGAAGCGTCTGAGCAGCCCCGGCCGCAGGGTCCGGACGAGAGATCCCCCGGCGCCCCCTCCGGGGACGATGCCGGACCGGGCCGGGACGCCCCCCGCCCCGCGCCCCGTCGCCGCTGGCTGCGGCGCTTCCTGCTGCTCCTCGGCCCGCTCGTCGTGGCGGCTTTCGGCGGTTACCTCTACGTTACGGGCGGCCGCTACGTCAGCACGGAGAACGCTTACGTCCAGGCCGACAAGGTGATGATCGCCGCGGAAGTCTCCGGCCTCATCGCCGAGGTCGCCGTGCGCGAGAACCAACGGGTCGCCGCGGGCGACGTCCTGTTCCGCATCGACGACCGGCCCTATCGGATCGCACTGGCCGAAGCGGAGGCGCGGCTCGCCAGTGTGCGCGGCGAGATCATGAGCCTGAAGGCGAGCTACCGCCAGAAGCAGGAGGAGCTGGCGCTCGCTCGGACCAACCTGGCGTTCGCCAACACGGAGTTCGAGCGGCAGTCCGGGCTGGTCGCGACCAACGCCGTCTCCCGCGCCAGGTTCGATTCCGCACGCCACGACCTCGACGTGGCGCGGCAGCAGATGCGGGTCACCGAGCAGGAGATGGCGCAGATCCGGGCACAGCTCGCTGGCGACCCGGACATCGCGGTGAAACGCCACCCCCGGTACCTCGCCGCGCAGGCGGTCGTCGACCGGGTCGCCCTCGATCTCGAACGCACCGTCGTCCGCGCGCCCTTCGCCGGCATAGCCAGCAATACCCCGCAGCCCGGTCTACAGGTGATCGGCAACGCCGCGTTCAGCAGCCCGGTGATGAGCCTGGTCGCGGACGCCGGCGTTTGGATCGAATCCAACTTCAAGGAGACCGACCTCACCCACGTCAGGCCCGGCCAGACGGTGGCGATCCACGTGGATACCTACCCCGACCACGAGTGGCACGGGACGGTGGAAAGCCTCAGCCAGGCGACCGGCGCGGAGTTCTCCGTCATCCCGCCCCAGAACGCCACCGGCAACTGGGTCAAGGTGGTGCAGCGCATCCCCATGCGCATCGCCGTCAAGACGAACGGCGATGACCCGGCGCTGCGAGCTGGCATGAGCACTACGGTCGAGATCGACACCGGACATCGCCGCCCCTTGCCCGGCTTCGTGCGGACGGCGCTGTCCTGGTTCGGCGTCTCGCGCACGGTCGCCGCCGAGGCGGAGGCGCCCCGATGA
- a CDS encoding MarR family winged helix-turn-helix transcriptional regulator codes for MHDPDRSLGFLVNDVARLLRRNFNRRAQELELPQAQWQALAYLSRREGVKQVGLAESLEIHPMTLARLVDRLQEAGLVVRRPDPGDRRAFRLYLTAAARPLLDRMWELAAATREEAMAGLPDDRRQALIESLRHVKRNLVTTEGGGSGDEHPGKAISNAAGSV; via the coding sequence ATGCACGATCCCGACCGAAGCCTCGGCTTCCTGGTGAACGACGTGGCGCGCCTGCTGCGGCGCAACTTCAACCGCCGAGCGCAGGAGCTCGAGCTGCCCCAGGCCCAATGGCAGGCGCTTGCCTACCTCTCGCGCCGGGAGGGCGTGAAACAGGTCGGCCTGGCCGAGAGCCTGGAAATCCATCCGATGACGCTGGCCCGCCTGGTCGACCGGCTGCAGGAAGCCGGCCTGGTGGTGCGCCGGCCCGATCCCGGCGACCGCCGGGCCTTCCGTCTCTATCTGACCGCCGCCGCCCGGCCGCTGCTCGATCGGATGTGGGAGCTTGCCGCCGCAACCCGGGAAGAGGCCATGGCCGGTCTGCCGGATGACAGGAGACAGGCGCTGATCGAGTCCCTGCGCCATGTGAAGCGAAACCTAGTCACGACCGAGGGCGGCGGTAGCGGCGACGAGCACCCGGGAAAAGCCATTTCGAATGCAGCAGGAAGCGTCTGA
- a CDS encoding amidohydrolase family protein, with protein sequence MSITPISADSHITEPPDCYSARIDKAWREKAPHIVKDPKFGEVFVIPGFDKPIPMGLVAAAGRDPKDLNFNTQNYGDLHPGGYDPKARLADQDRDGIFGEIIYPSVGMMLCNHPDFDYKKACFDAYNIWLQEYCDFAPGRLFGMPQIAMRTVDEGIADLMDLKARGFRGIMMPGEPAVADYDDPIYDPFYEAAVDLKMPLSFHILTSSNAAAGRTRGPRINSFQSIIRGNQDILGTFIFGGVFDRHPDLKIVCVEADAGWAPHWMYRADHAYKRHRYWMKCDELQRLPSEYFLEHIYLTFQDDWSAFQMKDLLNVDRLMWANDFPHSDATWPWSQEILAEQTVNLSDHEKQRILRDNVRELYDLPIQ encoded by the coding sequence ATGAGCATCACGCCGATTTCCGCCGATTCTCACATCACCGAGCCGCCGGACTGCTATTCCGCGCGCATCGACAAGGCCTGGCGTGAGAAGGCGCCGCATATCGTCAAGGACCCGAAGTTCGGCGAGGTCTTCGTCATTCCCGGCTTCGACAAGCCGATCCCGATGGGGCTCGTGGCCGCCGCGGGGCGGGATCCGAAGGATCTCAACTTCAACACCCAGAACTACGGCGACCTGCATCCGGGCGGCTACGATCCCAAGGCGCGGCTGGCCGACCAGGATCGCGACGGAATCTTTGGCGAAATCATCTATCCTTCGGTCGGCATGATGCTCTGCAATCATCCAGACTTCGACTACAAGAAGGCCTGCTTCGACGCCTACAACATCTGGCTGCAGGAGTATTGCGACTTCGCCCCCGGCCGGCTGTTCGGCATGCCCCAGATCGCGATGCGCACGGTAGACGAAGGTATCGCCGACCTGATGGACCTGAAGGCGCGCGGCTTCCGCGGCATCATGATGCCGGGCGAGCCGGCGGTCGCCGACTATGACGACCCCATCTACGATCCATTCTACGAAGCCGCGGTCGACCTGAAGATGCCGCTGTCGTTCCACATCCTGACGTCGAGCAACGCCGCCGCCGGCCGCACGCGGGGGCCGCGGATCAACTCCTTCCAGTCGATCATCCGCGGCAATCAGGACATCCTGGGCACCTTCATCTTCGGCGGCGTCTTCGACCGGCATCCGGACCTGAAGATCGTCTGCGTCGAGGCCGACGCCGGCTGGGCGCCCCACTGGATGTACCGCGCCGACCACGCCTACAAGCGCCACCGTTACTGGATGAAGTGCGACGAGCTGCAGCGCCTGCCGTCCGAGTATTTCCTGGAGCACATCTACCTGACGTTTCAGGACGACTGGTCGGCCTTCCAGATGAAGGATCTGCTGAACGTGGACCGCCTGATGTGGGCCAACGATTTCCCCCATTCGGACGCCACCTGGCCCTGGTCGCAGGAGATCCTGGCAGAGCAGACCGTCAATCTGTCCGATCACGAAAAGCAACGCATCCTGCGCGACAATGTGCGGGAACTCTACGACCTGCCGATCCAGTAG